A genomic stretch from Mycobacterium cookii includes:
- a CDS encoding quinone oxidoreductase family protein has protein sequence MRVIEVSALGGPEVLDYVERPVPEPGPGQVLIKAEAIGVNFIDTYFRTGLYPRPLPFILGSEVCGTVVGVGAEVGRLSVGDRVATSDALGAYAEFTVAPADLVTPVPGGVAPEVAASALLKGHTAHLLIRSVYPVGADVTVLLHAGAGGVGLILTQWATSLGARVITTVSTPQKAELSRQAGAVEVLDYPNDPAVFGAAIRSLTDGEGVAAAYDGVGKSTFDASLASLAIRGTLALYGASSGPVPPVDPQRLNAAGSVYLTRPMRTHFNRTYDEFAWRSADLFQVILDGTVTVTTGKTYRLADAAQAHRDLEGRKTHGSTVLIP, from the coding sequence ATGCGCGTTATCGAGGTCTCCGCACTCGGCGGCCCCGAGGTCCTGGATTACGTCGAGCGTCCGGTGCCCGAACCCGGGCCAGGGCAGGTGCTGATCAAGGCCGAGGCGATCGGCGTCAACTTCATCGACACGTATTTCCGGACCGGGCTGTATCCGCGGCCACTTCCGTTCATTCTCGGCAGCGAGGTCTGCGGCACCGTCGTCGGGGTGGGTGCGGAAGTCGGCCGGCTGTCGGTCGGCGACCGCGTGGCCACCTCAGACGCTCTCGGTGCGTACGCCGAATTCACGGTTGCACCGGCCGACCTGGTGACTCCCGTTCCCGGCGGCGTCGCACCCGAGGTCGCCGCGTCCGCGCTGCTCAAAGGCCACACCGCGCACCTGCTGATCAGGTCGGTGTATCCCGTCGGTGCGGATGTCACCGTCTTGCTTCATGCCGGGGCCGGCGGAGTCGGGCTGATCCTGACGCAGTGGGCGACCAGCTTGGGTGCCCGGGTGATCACGACCGTCTCGACGCCGCAGAAGGCTGAACTGTCGCGGCAGGCAGGGGCGGTCGAGGTGCTCGACTATCCGAACGACCCGGCGGTGTTCGGCGCCGCGATCCGGTCGTTGACCGACGGGGAAGGTGTGGCCGCCGCGTACGACGGCGTCGGCAAGTCGACGTTCGATGCCAGCCTGGCCAGTCTGGCGATCCGCGGCACGTTGGCTTTGTATGGAGCGTCCAGCGGACCCGTGCCACCCGTCGATCCGCAGCGGCTCAACGCCGCGGGCTCGGTGTATCTGACCCGGCCCATGCGCACCCACTTCAACCGAACCTACGACGAATTCGCTTGGCGTTCAGCCGATTTGTTCCAGGTGATACTGGACGGCACGGTCACTGTGACGACCGGGAAGACCTATCGACTCGCCGACGCGGCGCAAGCCCATCGCGACCTGGAAGGCCGCAAGACACATGGATCGACGGTGCTCATCCCCTGA
- a CDS encoding PucR family transcriptional regulator, producing the protein MPADSVEAQLAELGAALLSRADELADTMLALMRSEVGFHRSVALVSDDELRTTVRTHLDFILGAFGATTICYDTRAAAETGRNRAAAGVPLAAVMDSYRMCARFIWDELRAEAARRDTVTDAGVVGASSAMWLVLDEFTTAMVTGYQEEMARQFVGRQQERSAMVQALIDGRLTDTVDMWNTADTLRISLQGPYLVVCAELASIGRSVLPDIEARLLAQGIFSAWRLQPDIEIGILHLGPAGSLDAVVELLRGYVSTRVGISPPILDLAETASALRYARIAMTGSRPERSPVTIFDRDVMAVTAAAAPEVMSRIAENVLGPLDDLPRHERDALLDTLDAWFDNGGSAERAANVLYVHPNTVRQRLRKLEQYTGRALGDPRAAAELCIALETRYRATP; encoded by the coding sequence ATGCCGGCCGATTCCGTCGAGGCCCAGCTCGCTGAACTGGGTGCGGCCCTATTGTCGCGGGCCGACGAACTGGCCGACACCATGCTGGCGCTGATGCGCAGCGAGGTGGGCTTCCACCGGAGTGTGGCCTTGGTGTCCGACGACGAATTGCGCACCACGGTGCGGACCCATCTCGACTTCATCCTCGGGGCCTTCGGGGCGACGACGATCTGTTATGACACCCGAGCGGCGGCGGAGACCGGCCGCAACCGGGCCGCCGCCGGTGTGCCGCTGGCGGCCGTCATGGACTCCTATCGGATGTGCGCACGGTTTATCTGGGACGAGCTTCGCGCCGAAGCCGCGCGCCGCGACACGGTGACCGATGCCGGCGTTGTCGGGGCCTCGTCGGCCATGTGGCTGGTGCTCGACGAGTTCACCACAGCGATGGTCACGGGGTATCAGGAAGAGATGGCCCGCCAATTCGTCGGCCGCCAGCAGGAGCGATCGGCGATGGTGCAGGCGCTGATCGACGGCCGACTCACCGACACGGTCGATATGTGGAATACCGCTGACACGCTTCGCATTTCGTTGCAAGGTCCCTACCTGGTGGTGTGCGCGGAATTGGCCAGCATCGGTCGATCAGTGCTGCCTGACATCGAGGCCCGACTATTGGCGCAGGGCATCTTCTCGGCATGGCGGCTGCAGCCCGACATCGAGATCGGAATCCTTCACCTCGGTCCGGCCGGCAGCCTCGACGCCGTCGTGGAGTTGCTGCGCGGATACGTCTCGACGCGGGTGGGCATCAGCCCGCCGATATTGGACCTGGCCGAAACCGCGAGCGCTCTGCGCTACGCCCGGATCGCCATGACCGGGAGCCGGCCGGAGCGCAGCCCGGTCACCATCTTCGACCGCGATGTGATGGCGGTGACCGCCGCCGCGGCGCCCGAGGTGATGAGCCGGATTGCCGAGAATGTGCTCGGACCACTCGATGACTTGCCACGTCACGAGCGCGACGCGCTGCTCGATACCCTCGACGCCTGGTTCGACAATGGCGGTTCGGCCGAGCGCGCCGCGAACGTGCTCTACGTACACCCCAACACCGTCCGGCAACGGCTGCGAAAGCTCGAGCAGTACACCGGACGTGCGCTCGGTGATCCCCGCGCGGCAGCCGAACTGTGCATCGCACTGGAAACCAGATACCGGGCAACGCCTTAA
- a CDS encoding gamma-glutamylcyclotransferase, with amino-acid sequence MPLYAAYGSNMHPEQMQQRAPHSPMAGTGWLHGWRLTFGGEDIGWEGALATVVEDPTSKVFVVLYDMTPADENNLDRWEGSELGVHKKIRCRVERVSSDTTTDPVLAWLYVVDAWEGGLPSARYIGVMADAAEIAGAPSEYVHEIRTRPARNIGPGHSE; translated from the coding sequence GTGCCGCTCTACGCCGCCTACGGCTCGAACATGCATCCCGAACAGATGCAGCAGCGCGCACCCCATTCGCCGATGGCCGGAACCGGCTGGCTGCACGGCTGGCGGCTGACCTTCGGCGGCGAGGACATCGGCTGGGAAGGCGCCCTGGCCACCGTGGTCGAGGATCCGACCTCGAAGGTGTTCGTCGTGCTCTACGACATGACGCCCGCCGACGAGAACAACCTCGACCGCTGGGAAGGCTCCGAGCTCGGCGTCCACAAGAAAATCCGCTGCCGGGTGGAACGCGTGTCGTCGGACACCACCACCGATCCGGTGCTGGCGTGGCTGTATGTCGTGGACGCCTGGGAAGGTGGCCTGCCGTCCGCGCGATACATCGGGGTGATGGCCGACGCCGCGGAAATCGCTGGCGCGCCAAGCGAATACGTGCACGAGATCCGCACGCGGCCGGCGCGCAACATCGGTCCGGGGCACAGCGAATAA
- a CDS encoding NAD(P)H-quinone dehydrogenase: MATRIVIIGGGPAGYEAALVAAARGAAVTVIDSDGIGGAAVLFDVVPSKAFIASTGVRTELRRGPHLGFDIDIEAAKISLPDIHQRVKRLAAEQSADVKAQLLNAGVDVVAGRGELVDTTPGLATHRVQATAPDGGTSIYDADVVLIATGASPRELPTARPDGERILTWRQLYDLQALPEHLIVVGSGVTGAEFVHAYTELGVDVTVVASRDQILPYEDADAAQVLERIFAERGVELVKNARADSVTRTDSGVVVKLADGRTVEGSHALMTIGSVPNTGGLGLERVGIELGPGNYLSVDRVSRTSVSNIYAAGDCTGLLPLASVAAMQGRIAMWHALGEAVTPIRLRTVAAAVFTRPELAAVGVPQSAIDDGSVQARTIMLPLRTNARAKMSGLRHGFVKIFCRPATGVVIGGVVVAPIASELILPIAMAVQTRLTVNHLAQTLSVYPSLSGSITEAARRLMAHDDLD; encoded by the coding sequence GTGGCGACCCGCATCGTGATCATCGGGGGAGGACCCGCCGGTTACGAGGCGGCGCTCGTCGCAGCAGCGCGCGGTGCCGCCGTCACCGTCATCGACTCCGACGGCATCGGCGGCGCCGCGGTGCTGTTCGACGTGGTGCCGTCGAAGGCGTTCATTGCGTCGACCGGCGTGCGCACCGAATTGCGCCGCGGGCCGCATCTGGGCTTCGACATCGACATCGAAGCCGCCAAGATCTCGCTGCCCGACATCCACCAGCGCGTCAAGCGGCTGGCCGCCGAACAGTCCGCCGATGTGAAGGCGCAACTGCTCAACGCGGGCGTCGACGTGGTGGCCGGCAGGGGCGAACTGGTCGACACCACTCCCGGACTGGCCACACACCGCGTTCAGGCCACCGCACCGGACGGCGGCACCAGCATTTACGACGCCGACGTGGTGCTGATCGCAACCGGCGCGAGCCCCCGCGAGCTGCCGACCGCTCGGCCCGACGGCGAGCGCATTCTGACCTGGCGTCAGCTTTACGACCTGCAGGCGCTGCCAGAACACCTGATCGTGGTCGGCTCCGGTGTCACCGGCGCCGAATTCGTGCACGCCTACACCGAGTTGGGCGTCGACGTCACGGTGGTCGCCAGCCGCGACCAGATACTGCCCTACGAGGACGCCGACGCCGCCCAGGTGCTGGAGCGCATCTTCGCCGAACGCGGCGTCGAGCTGGTCAAGAACGCCCGCGCCGACTCGGTGACCCGCACCGATTCCGGCGTTGTGGTGAAGCTGGCGGACGGCCGCACCGTCGAAGGCAGTCACGCGCTGATGACGATCGGCTCGGTGCCCAACACCGGCGGGCTGGGCCTGGAACGGGTGGGCATCGAACTGGGGCCGGGAAACTACCTGAGCGTCGACCGGGTGTCGCGGACGTCGGTGTCGAACATCTACGCCGCCGGCGACTGCACCGGGCTGCTACCGCTGGCCTCGGTCGCCGCCATGCAAGGCCGGATCGCCATGTGGCACGCCCTCGGCGAGGCCGTCACCCCGATCCGGCTGCGGACCGTCGCCGCCGCGGTGTTCACCCGGCCCGAGCTCGCGGCGGTGGGTGTGCCGCAATCAGCCATCGATGACGGATCGGTGCAGGCGCGCACGATCATGTTGCCGCTGCGGACCAACGCGCGGGCCAAGATGTCCGGGCTGCGGCACGGCTTCGTCAAGATCTTCTGCCGTCCGGCCACCGGTGTGGTGATCGGCGGCGTGGTGGTGGCGCCGATCGCGTCGGAGTTGATCCTGCCGATAGCGATGGCCGTGCAGACCCGGCTGACCGTCAACCATCTGGCGCAGACCCTCAGCGTCTATCCGTCGCTGTCGGGCTCGATCACCGAGGCGGCGCGGCGGCTGATGGCGCACGACGACCTGGACTGA
- a CDS encoding glycerol-3-phosphate dehydrogenase/oxidase, giving the protein MSDEIRIPASEQTRPGSIIGPGQRAAAWDRLGSEQFDVVVIGGGVVGSGAALDAATRGLKVALVEARDFASGTSSRSSKMFHGGLRYLEQLEFGLVREALFERELSLTTLAPHLVKPLPFLYPLTKRWWERPYVAAGLLLYDELGGAKSVPGQKHLFRAGALRLSPGLKRSSLIGGIRYYDTVVDDARHTLTVVRTAAQYGAVVRSSTQVVSLLREGDRVTGVRVRDSEDGAVAEVRGHVVVNATGVWTDEIQALSKQRGRFRVRASKGVHIVVPRDRIVSDAAIILRTEKSVMFVIPWGNHWIIGTTDTDWNLDLAHPAATKVDIDYILSTVNTVLATPLTHNDIDGVYAGLRPLLAGESEETSKLSREHAVAVPAPGLVAIAGGKYTTYRVMAADAIDAAAQYVPARVATSITEKVPLLGADGYFALINQTEHVGAIAGLHPYRVRHLLDRYGSLLNEVLAMAADHRELLNPISAAPGYLKVEAAYAAAAEGALHLEDILARRTRIAIEYSHRGVDCAREVADIVAPILGWTDDDVDREVETYIARVEAEVLSQTQPDDASADALRASAPEARAEILEPVPLN; this is encoded by the coding sequence GTGAGCGACGAGATTCGCATCCCGGCCAGCGAACAGACCCGGCCGGGTTCGATCATCGGACCCGGGCAACGTGCCGCGGCCTGGGATCGCCTCGGCAGCGAGCAATTCGACGTCGTCGTCATCGGTGGCGGCGTGGTGGGTTCGGGAGCCGCTCTGGACGCCGCCACCCGCGGGCTCAAAGTCGCACTGGTCGAAGCCCGCGACTTCGCCTCCGGCACCTCGAGCAGATCGTCGAAGATGTTTCACGGCGGGCTGCGCTATCTCGAGCAACTGGAATTCGGCTTGGTGCGTGAGGCGCTGTTCGAGCGCGAGCTGTCGTTGACGACGTTGGCTCCGCACCTGGTCAAGCCGCTGCCGTTTCTCTATCCGCTGACCAAGCGGTGGTGGGAGCGGCCGTATGTCGCCGCTGGTCTGTTGCTTTACGACGAGCTCGGTGGCGCGAAATCCGTTCCGGGACAAAAACATTTGTTCCGCGCCGGTGCGCTGCGGCTGTCGCCGGGTCTGAAGCGCAGCTCGCTGATCGGCGGTATCCGCTACTACGACACCGTCGTCGACGACGCGCGGCACACCCTGACCGTGGTGCGTACCGCGGCGCAGTACGGCGCGGTCGTCCGTTCGTCCACCCAGGTGGTGTCACTGCTGCGCGAAGGCGACCGGGTGACCGGTGTGCGGGTGCGCGACTCGGAGGACGGCGCGGTTGCGGAGGTGCGCGGCCATGTCGTCGTCAACGCGACCGGGGTCTGGACCGATGAGATTCAGGCATTGTCCAAGCAGCGCGGGCGATTTCGGGTTCGGGCGTCCAAGGGTGTGCACATCGTGGTGCCGCGGGACCGGATCGTCAGCGACGCCGCGATCATCCTGCGCACCGAGAAGTCGGTGATGTTCGTGATCCCGTGGGGCAACCACTGGATCATCGGGACCACCGACACCGACTGGAATCTGGACCTCGCGCATCCGGCCGCCACCAAGGTCGACATCGATTACATCCTCAGCACCGTCAACACCGTGCTGGCAACTCCGTTGACGCACAACGACATCGACGGCGTATACGCCGGGCTGCGGCCGCTGCTGGCGGGGGAGAGTGAGGAGACGTCCAAGCTGTCGCGCGAGCACGCCGTCGCGGTTCCCGCGCCCGGCCTGGTCGCCATTGCGGGCGGCAAGTACACCACCTACCGGGTAATGGCCGCCGATGCGATCGACGCTGCGGCGCAATACGTTCCGGCCCGTGTTGCGACGTCGATCACGGAGAAGGTGCCGCTGCTGGGCGCCGACGGCTACTTCGCGCTGATCAACCAGACCGAGCACGTCGGCGCCATCGCGGGACTGCACCCGTACCGGGTACGCCATCTGCTGGACCGCTACGGGTCGCTGCTCAACGAGGTGCTCGCGATGGCGGCCGACCACCGCGAGCTGCTCAACCCGATCAGCGCCGCACCCGGCTACCTGAAGGTCGAGGCGGCCTATGCCGCGGCCGCGGAGGGCGCATTGCATCTCGAAGACATCCTGGCGCGGCGGACCCGCATCGCCATCGAGTACTCCCACCGCGGTGTCGACTGTGCCCGCGAAGTGGCCGACATCGTCGCGCCGATCCTCGGCTGGACGGACGACGATGTCGACCGCGAGGTCGAGACGTACATCGCGCGGGTTGAGGCCGAGGTCTTGTCTCAGACCCAACCCGACGACGCGTCGGCCGACGCGCTGCGAGCCAGCGCCCCGGAGGCTCGCGCCGAGATCCTCGAGCCGGTGCCGCTCAATTGA
- a CDS encoding pseudouridine synthase, with product MRPPPLPPRDGVGPARLRVFGGPLGDELTSRFGPAVAAKAIAGEVVDQRGVVLDPATVLPAGAHVYLYRELPDEVPVPFDIPVLYQDENLVVADKPHFLATMPRGVHVAQTALVRLRRQLGLPELSAAHRLDRLTAGVLLFTTRRELRGAYQTLFARSAVDKTYLARAAVAPDLELPRLVRSRIVKRRGNFQATEEPGPPNAETVVELISQDGLYRLTPRTGRTHQLRVHMASLGVPIYGDPLYPDILEVAADDFSTPLQLLAERIEFDDPLSGARLSFVSDRQLPTPPTSAALDAGADQR from the coding sequence GTGAGGCCCCCGCCGCTGCCGCCCCGCGACGGCGTCGGGCCGGCGCGGTTGCGGGTGTTCGGCGGGCCATTGGGCGACGAGCTGACCAGCAGGTTCGGTCCCGCCGTGGCCGCCAAGGCGATCGCCGGCGAGGTCGTCGACCAGCGTGGTGTGGTGCTCGATCCGGCCACGGTGCTGCCGGCGGGCGCTCACGTCTACCTCTACCGCGAACTGCCCGACGAGGTGCCGGTGCCGTTCGACATCCCGGTGTTGTACCAGGACGAGAACCTCGTGGTCGCCGACAAGCCGCACTTCCTGGCCACCATGCCGCGTGGCGTTCATGTAGCGCAGACGGCGTTGGTCCGGCTTCGCCGGCAACTCGGGTTGCCCGAGCTGAGCGCCGCGCATCGATTGGATCGACTGACCGCCGGGGTGTTGCTGTTCACGACCCGTCGCGAGCTTCGCGGGGCCTATCAGACGCTGTTCGCCCGTAGCGCGGTCGACAAGACCTACCTGGCGCGGGCCGCGGTGGCACCGGATCTGGAGTTACCGCGGCTCGTTCGCAGTCGTATCGTCAAGCGCCGTGGCAACTTTCAAGCCACCGAGGAACCCGGCCCGCCCAACGCCGAGACGGTGGTGGAGCTGATATCGCAGGATGGGCTCTACCGGTTGACGCCGCGCACGGGGCGCACACATCAGCTTCGAGTGCACATGGCGTCGCTCGGTGTCCCGATCTACGGAGACCCGCTGTATCCCGACATCCTCGAGGTGGCCGCCGACGACTTCTCCACGCCGTTGCAGCTGTTGGCGGAGCGGATCGAGTTCGACGATCCGCTGAGTGGGGCCCGCCTGTCATTCGTCAGCGACAGGCAGTTGCCCACACCGCCGACGTCAGCAGCGCTCGACGCCGGGGCTGATCAGCGGTAG
- the pstS gene encoding phosphate ABC transporter substrate-binding protein PstS, with protein sequence MKLNRFGAALSILASCALILSACGGHNNAGGGSPAATPAPPVKVTCGGKSALKASGSTAQKNAMALFVKAFEQACPGQSLEYTANGSGAGISDFVDNRTDFSASDSTLTKAEYEKGQQRCGSQVRSLPLVVGPIAIAFNVKGVTSLNLDGLTAAQIFNGQINMWNDAAIGLLNLGVELPNEPIHVVFRSDESGTTDNFQRYLDTASRGTWGLPAGKKFNGGVGEGAVGSDGAAEAVKNTEGSITYLEWSFARQQNLNVAKIITSAGPDPVAISSESVGKTISGAWYVKRGDELALDTISFYRPNQPGSYPIVLATYEIVCSKYPDPQVGTAVRAFLQSAVGAGQNDLAANGYIPVPAEFKPRLVAAVNAIS encoded by the coding sequence TTGAAGCTCAATAGGTTTGGCGCCGCGCTGAGTATTCTGGCAAGTTGCGCTCTAATTCTGTCGGCCTGCGGCGGCCATAACAACGCCGGGGGTGGAAGTCCTGCTGCAACGCCTGCGCCCCCGGTCAAAGTGACCTGTGGCGGCAAATCGGCCCTGAAGGCCAGCGGTTCCACAGCGCAGAAAAACGCGATGGCGCTTTTCGTCAAGGCATTCGAACAAGCCTGCCCCGGACAATCTTTGGAGTACACGGCCAATGGCTCGGGTGCCGGGATAAGCGACTTCGTGGATAACCGAACCGACTTCAGTGCGTCCGACTCGACGCTGACGAAAGCGGAGTACGAAAAAGGTCAGCAGCGGTGTGGTTCGCAGGTGCGTAGCCTGCCGCTGGTGGTGGGCCCCATCGCGATCGCGTTCAACGTCAAGGGCGTGACGTCGCTGAACCTTGACGGCTTGACCGCGGCGCAGATCTTCAACGGGCAGATCAACATGTGGAACGACGCCGCGATCGGGCTGCTGAACCTCGGTGTCGAATTGCCGAACGAGCCGATTCACGTGGTATTCCGCAGCGACGAGTCCGGGACCACGGACAACTTCCAGCGGTATCTCGACACCGCGTCGCGGGGCACCTGGGGATTGCCCGCGGGCAAGAAATTCAACGGTGGCGTCGGTGAGGGCGCGGTCGGCAGCGACGGCGCCGCCGAGGCGGTCAAGAACACCGAAGGGTCGATCACCTACCTCGAATGGTCATTCGCCCGGCAGCAGAACTTGAACGTGGCCAAGATCATCACGTCGGCTGGTCCGGATCCGGTAGCGATCAGCTCCGAGTCGGTGGGCAAGACAATCTCGGGCGCCTGGTACGTCAAGAGAGGCGATGAATTGGCGCTCGACACGATCTCGTTCTACCGCCCGAACCAGCCCGGCTCTTATCCGATCGTCCTGGCGACTTACGAGATCGTCTGCTCGAAATACCCCGATCCCCAGGTCGGCACTGCCGTGCGCGCCTTCTTGCAGAGCGCCGTCGGTGCAGGCCAGAATGACCTGGCCGCAAACGGCTACATCCCCGTCCCGGCGGAATTCAAGCCGCGACTGGTGGCCGCGGTGAATGCCATATCGTGA
- a CDS encoding PPE family protein, with the protein MQFTTVPPEITSALIHSGPGAESLIAAAAAWQQLGTTLEDTAESYAAALTSLDGTWHGPSSAQMLQAVEPYVTWLRGTAQQAQQVAVSAQTAAAAFNAVSASVVPTSQVLANRTRLAQLLATNMFGRNLPAIAQTEAQYQAMWANNAAAMNRYQATSAQATTLPQFSSPTSTTNPSALSTQAGASPAATTGTSAATTAATTSAAPAAGSGSGINLGISDPVTGYIGLANVYANQFVSSGFPINLLSYLAQSQSAQALQGVSSQIGQGVSEGEEALGGAAANLGGGAAGALGAIGQSGGGLGALGAAGLGEINTSAALGAAVPMGTLSAPPSAAPMLQAPVQLASAASPLSGGMSGMSMPPLMPPPISPGSGWRKRKAQKYDDIAIGAELKGKVMKPPPSAG; encoded by the coding sequence ATGCAGTTCACCACAGTGCCTCCCGAGATCACGTCCGCGCTGATCCATTCGGGACCCGGCGCGGAGTCGCTGATCGCGGCGGCCGCGGCGTGGCAGCAGCTCGGCACCACACTGGAAGACACTGCCGAGAGTTATGCCGCGGCGCTGACGTCGCTGGACGGCACCTGGCACGGTCCGTCGTCCGCGCAGATGCTGCAGGCCGTCGAGCCCTATGTGACGTGGCTGCGCGGTACCGCGCAGCAAGCACAGCAGGTGGCCGTCTCGGCGCAGACCGCCGCCGCGGCGTTCAACGCGGTGAGTGCGTCGGTGGTGCCCACGTCTCAGGTCCTCGCCAACCGGACCCGGCTGGCGCAGTTGTTGGCGACCAACATGTTCGGCAGGAATCTTCCGGCCATCGCCCAGACCGAGGCTCAATACCAGGCCATGTGGGCCAACAATGCGGCCGCGATGAATCGGTACCAGGCAACCTCGGCGCAAGCCACGACGCTGCCGCAGTTCTCGTCGCCGACCTCGACCACGAATCCGAGCGCACTGTCCACCCAGGCCGGCGCGTCGCCTGCTGCCACGACCGGTACCTCCGCGGCGACGACCGCGGCGACCACTTCTGCTGCGCCCGCTGCTGGCAGTGGCTCGGGAATCAATCTTGGGATTAGCGACCCGGTGACCGGTTATATCGGTTTGGCGAACGTCTATGCCAACCAGTTCGTGTCGTCCGGGTTTCCGATCAACCTGCTCAGCTACCTGGCGCAAAGCCAGTCGGCGCAGGCCCTGCAGGGTGTCAGCAGCCAAATCGGCCAGGGCGTGTCCGAGGGTGAGGAAGCGCTGGGCGGGGCGGCGGCGAATCTGGGTGGCGGTGCCGCTGGAGCCTTGGGGGCGATCGGTCAGAGCGGGGGAGGGCTGGGTGCGTTGGGTGCCGCCGGGCTCGGCGAGATCAACACCTCCGCTGCGCTGGGCGCCGCGGTGCCGATGGGCACGCTGAGCGCGCCGCCCAGCGCGGCGCCCATGCTCCAGGCGCCGGTGCAACTCGCGTCGGCGGCATCGCCGTTGTCGGGCGGCATGTCCGGTATGTCGATGCCACCGCTGATGCCGCCGCCGATTTCGCCGGGCAGCGGCTGGCGGAAGCGCAAGGCGCAGAAGTACGACGACATCGCGATCGGTGCCGAGCTCAAGGGCAAGGTGATGAAGCCACCGCCGTCGGCGGGCTAG
- a CDS encoding DUF732 domain-containing protein, whose product MSTTQVRSPIFFLVALLGLVTVTTPTAHADAVDSNFLNALKAKGVTFASSQAAIQAGHQVCDELDQGRATQDVANDVMQQSSLDGYHAGFFVGVSIAAFCPRHSGQ is encoded by the coding sequence ATGTCGACCACCCAAGTGCGCTCACCCATTTTCTTCCTGGTGGCATTGCTTGGCCTTGTGACGGTCACTACCCCGACGGCGCATGCCGACGCGGTGGACAGCAATTTCCTGAACGCGTTGAAGGCCAAGGGAGTTACGTTCGCATCGTCGCAGGCCGCGATTCAAGCCGGCCATCAGGTCTGCGATGAACTCGACCAGGGCCGAGCGACGCAGGACGTCGCCAACGATGTGATGCAGCAAAGCAGTTTGGACGGTTACCACGCCGGCTTCTTCGTCGGAGTCAGCATCGCTGCGTTCTGCCCGAGACATTCCGGTCAGTGA
- the nei2 gene encoding endonuclease VIII Nei2, giving the protein MPEGDTVFRTAEKLREALVGQLLTYCDVRVPRFATADLSGHVVDEVRTRGKHLFIRVGPASIHSHLKMDGSWRVTSLTARVDHRVRIILQTNAIRALGIDLGVLEILDREHDFDVVNHLGPDLLGDDWDPKVASHNLTAQPDRPIAEALLDQRVMAGVGNVYCNELCFISGHLPTAPVSAIADPHRLVSRAREMLWANRFRRNRCTTGDTRAGRQVWVYGRAGQGCRRCGTPVRRDGSGDRVAYWCPACQR; this is encoded by the coding sequence ATGCCCGAGGGTGACACCGTCTTTCGCACCGCCGAGAAGCTGCGGGAGGCATTGGTCGGCCAGCTGTTGACGTACTGCGATGTCCGGGTGCCACGCTTTGCGACCGCCGACCTGAGCGGCCACGTGGTCGACGAGGTGCGCACTCGCGGCAAACACCTGTTCATCCGTGTCGGACCGGCCAGCATTCACTCGCACCTGAAGATGGACGGCAGCTGGCGGGTGACGTCGCTGACGGCGCGCGTCGACCACCGGGTCCGGATCATCTTGCAAACCAACGCTATCCGCGCGCTCGGCATCGACCTGGGCGTGCTGGAGATTCTCGACCGCGAACACGATTTCGACGTGGTCAACCATTTGGGGCCCGACCTGCTGGGCGACGACTGGGATCCAAAGGTCGCCTCCCACAACCTGACTGCGCAACCCGATCGGCCCATCGCCGAGGCGCTGCTCGATCAGCGGGTGATGGCCGGCGTCGGCAACGTGTACTGCAACGAACTGTGTTTCATCAGCGGCCACCTGCCCACCGCCCCGGTCAGCGCGATCGCCGACCCGCACCGGCTGGTGTCGCGTGCCCGCGAGATGTTGTGGGCCAACCGCTTCCGTCGTAACCGCTGCACCACCGGCGACACCCGGGCGGGCCGGCAGGTATGGGTGTACGGCAGGGCCGGACAGGGCTGTCGTCGCTGCGGCACGCCGGTCAGACGGGACGGCAGCGGCGACCGGGTTGCGTACTGGTGCCCAGCTTGCCAACGCTGA